The Littorina saxatilis isolate snail1 linkage group LG13, US_GU_Lsax_2.0, whole genome shotgun sequence genome contains a region encoding:
- the LOC138946332 gene encoding ras-interacting protein RIP3-like isoform X3 — MKRSADKYWNRRSVKHNNMSSTDRETSLPAFPMSALLLRDQERRSQQRQEEERELAQKKEAARKKAEMNAQQQRSRQQHVRSDMHRVNQAFLDRLEAQGKAAAQSQEQASSQQQLPSNPRSSSPRSSRYAGQQKTSTSAGRHVSTGVRTSSSQQQPPSNRQSSSPPSRRAGQLTTSTSAGQRMSTGTPLAQSKEQASPPQQPPLNRQSTSPPSRRAGQQTTSTSAGQRMSTGTRTPLAQSQEQASPPQPPSNRQSFSPPSRRAGQQTTSTSAGQHESTRASTPSSQSQSRAGKQQKLSQSKVAAYSTPSTHAEKQRSGTGNFSATQSRKPSASTQAVSRQPAHSSPPPTLPPPSQPCEFHTQEASSHGEQDASYGEQDGSGEMFDSLEMLQNMFPYYDPSILLNILEQCNGSVEQAVQLLEL; from the exons TTGAGGGACCAGGAAAGAAGGAGCCAACAGAGacaggaggaagagagagagcttgCACAGAAGAAAGAGGCTGCCAGAAAAAAG GCTGAAATGAATGCTCAGCAGCAAAGAAGCAGACAACAGCACGTGAGATCTGACATGCATCG GGTGAATCAAGCCTTCCTAGACAGATTGGAGGCTCAGGGAAAGGCAGCTGCACAATCACAAGAACAGGCGTcatcacaacaacaactgccTTCAAACCCTCGATCTTCTTCACCTCGATCGTCAAGATATGCAGGACAACAGAAAACTTCAACCTCTGCAGGACGGCACGTGAGCACAGGAGTAAGAACGTCTTcatcacaacaacaacctccTTCAAACCGTCAGTCTTCTTCTCCTCCGTCAAGGCGTGCAGGACAACTGACAACTTCAACCTCTGCAGGACAGCGCATGAGCACAGGAACGCCTTTAGCACAATCGAAAGAACAGGcgtcaccaccacaacaacctcCTTTAAACCGTCAATCTACTTCTCCTCCGTCAAGGCGTGCAGGACAACAGACAACTTCAACCTCTGCAGGACAGCGCATGAGCACAGGAACAAGAACGCCTTTAGCACAATCGCAAGAACAGGCGTCACCACCACAACCTCCTTCTAACCGTCAATCTTTTTCTCCTCCGTCAAGGCGTGCAGGACAACAGACAACTTCAACCTCAGCAGGACAGCACGAGAGCACAAGAGCAAGTACACCTTCATCACAATCGCAGTCCAGGGCAGGAAAGCAACAAAAACTTTCACAATCCAAAGTCGCGGCATATTCCACTCCTTCAACCCACGCTGAAAAACAGAGATCGGGGACGGGGAATTTTTCTGCCACGCAGAGTCGTAAGCCCAGCGCTTCTACACAAGCGGTGAGCCGTCAGCCTGCTCACTcctcaccaccaccaacactaccaccaccatcacaacCCTGCGAGTTCCACACTCAGGAGGCGAGCAGCCATGGCGAGCAGGATGCGAGTTATGGCGAGCAGGATGGCAGTGGCGAGATGTTCGACAGCCTTGAGATGTTGCAGAATATGTTTCCTTACTATGATCCGTCCATATTGCTGAACATTCTGGAACAGTGTAACGGATCTGTTGAGCAGGCTGTGCAGCTACTAGAGCTGTGA